The proteins below come from a single Kitasatospora sp. NBC_00315 genomic window:
- a CDS encoding TetR family transcriptional regulator: protein MAVDTFATRGYHNASLAEIAERAGLTQAGLLHHFRSKTALLSSVLELRDSSEIEQLGPERPRGLAFLNHLVDTVRRNAEREGIVRLYTVLSAESVTEGHPAQSFFRERYDGLRALVTEALCEACDLGEVHAELDVEGVAAAVIAVMDGLQVQWLLAPASVDMAATTRRVIDALLADLLPAQD from the coding sequence ATCGCCGTGGACACCTTCGCCACCCGCGGCTACCACAACGCCTCGCTGGCCGAGATCGCCGAACGCGCCGGGCTCACCCAGGCCGGCCTGCTGCACCACTTCCGCTCCAAGACCGCGTTGCTGAGCAGCGTCCTGGAGCTGCGGGACAGCTCCGAGATCGAGCAGCTGGGCCCGGAGCGCCCACGCGGGCTGGCCTTCCTGAACCATCTGGTGGACACCGTCCGCCGGAACGCCGAACGCGAGGGCATCGTCCGGCTCTACACCGTGCTCTCGGCGGAGAGCGTCACCGAGGGCCACCCCGCCCAGAGCTTCTTCCGCGAGCGGTACGACGGCCTGCGCGCCCTGGTGACGGAGGCCCTGTGCGAGGCTTGCGACCTGGGCGAGGTCCACGCGGAGCTGGACGTCGAGGGCGTGGCCGCCGCCGTCATCGCCGTGATGGACGGCCTCCAGGTGCAGTGGCTGCTCGCACCGGCGTCCGTCGACATGGCCGCCACCACCCGCCGGGTGATCGACGCGCTGCTGGCCGACCTGCTCCCCGCGCAGGACTGA